The Terriglobus roseus sequence GTTGGCTAGAATCAATCCAGCTTTGACTGACACCACACCATCCAGAGGCAGGATCGCAGCGCTGTTGCGCCCAGGCGGTTCGTCGTCCGCTTACTCCGCATCGTTGCTGCTCATGATTTCCGCGCTGCTCAGTGGCGTACTCGGGCTGGTGCGCAGCAGCCTTATCGCGTACTTCTTCGGCGCGGGCGGCTCCGTCGACGCTTATAACGCTGCCTTCGAACTGCCGGAGACGATCAACTACCTGCTGATTGGCGGCGTCGCGTCGACAACCTTTATCAAGCTGCTGACGCAGTATGAGGCCGAGGGTCGGCAGGAAGAGGGCGACCGGGCACTCTCAAACATCCTGAACGTGATGTTGACGGTTCTGGCCGTGGCCGCGCTGCTGGGGATGGCGATTGCGCCGCTCTATGTGAAGTACAAGTTCCACAACTTCTACTCGGAAGAGACGGCGCGGCAGTGCGTCTGGATGACTCGTTGCCTCCTTTTCAATCCGCTGCTGTTGCTGTCAGGTGGTGTCTTTGGCTCGCGGCTGATGGCGAAGAAGATCTTCTTCTACCAGGCACTGCAACCGCTGGTCTACAACGGTGGCATCATCCTGGGGCTCGTGCTGCTGCATGCTCGCTTTGGTATCTATTCGCTGGCGATCGGCGCCGTGACCGGCGCAGTCCTTGGCATGTTTGCCCTGAACCTGGTGGGGGCGCGGTCCATCGGAATGCGGTGGTCGCCGGAGTATGACTGGAAACACCCGGCCCTGCGGGAGTGGATCCGGCTAAGTCTGCCCCTGATGCTTGGGCAGTCGCTGGTCACCCTGGATCCCCAGATCCGCAGCTATTTCGCGAGTGAGGTGAAGGGCGCGGTTGCCTTGATGAGCTACTCGCGCCAGTTGTTCAACTCGCCCATGACGGTGATCGGCCCGGCTGCGGGCGCGGCGTCACTGCCGTTTTTTGCGTCACTCTGGGCGAAGGCGGATGTTGCAGCCTTCAGTGCGGCGGTGAATCGCTCGGTCTCTCGCCTCCTGTCGGTCAGCCTGTTGCTCACGGCATTGTTGATCGCCCTGGCCTATCCGATCGTCGATGTGGCGCTGCGCCGTGGACGTTTCCACGCCAGTGACGCTTCCGCCGCAGCACAGTTGTTCGTGCTGTTCTGCCTGTCGCTGATCTTCTGGACCTCGCAGAACCTCTACGCGCGAGCCTTTTACGGCGCGGGCAATACATTGACTCCCATGATCTCCGGCACGGTCGTTACGGTGCTTTCCCTACCGGTGTACTGGCTCCTGTTCCACACGAACGGTGTGCGTGGACTGGTCATCGCATCCGACCTCGGCATTGGGGCGCACATGATCTCGCTGGCCGTCCTGTTGCATCGCAAGCGCATGGTCAGCCTTACGGAACTGCAGTGGCTCGAGCTGGGCAAGGCGCTGCTGGCATCGCTCGCAAGCGGATCTGCCGCGGCGCTTGTGCTGCACGTGCTCCCGCTTGGCACAAGCCACGCAGCCAATTTCATCCGACTGGTGCTCGGTTCCGCTGTCTGGCTGGGTGTGGCCCTCGGTCTGTTGGTGGCCATGAAGTCCTCGCTGCCCGCAGCGGTGTTGAGGCGCCGGTCTGCGAATGTGCAACTGCCTATCCGCGTCAACGCAACGGACGCACCGGATCGGAACTAGCGTCCAAAGCTCCGCGGGAGGGTATCGTTAAGGCGCGATGCAGGGCATCCGCGGCATGCTCGCAGGCCTGCAAACTGACGATGGCACGCCGATAATCGCTCTTACGCTGCTACCCTTGAAGGTGGGAAGCAGGCACGCGCAATGGCACAGGAGAAAAAACGGCTCGGCAAGAAACACAGACTGGCGCAGACACGTCCGCACAAGGGCGCGACGCCGAAGGGCGCAAAGGCATCTGCAACATCAGTTGGCGGAGCTTCGCCGAAGGGCCGCAAGACCGTCTCCGCAAAGAAGTCGGCCGCGTTCACGAAGAGCAAGGTCCGCACGCAGTCACCGACGCGCATCAAGGGCAAGGCCGTCACCGGCGCCCAGATGGCCGGAGCTGCACAGCCCGCGGAGAAGGCGCCGTCGAATCGTCCGGTGCGTGGATCGCGTGGCATGGGTGGCGACGAAGGCGTCCGGTCGCGCGTCAATATTGCGTCGCTGAGCGACCCGGAGACGGAAAACGCATTCGCGGCGATGCTGCCGCTGATCGAAGATGTCCAGCGCTCGAGCGATTCCATCGTGGCGCCGCTCTTCGCCATCTGCGGCCGACCGAATGTGGGCAAGAGCACGATCTTTAACCGGCTGACAGGCACCCGCCGCTCCATCGTAGGCGACGAGCCCGGCATCACGCGCGACCGCATCTACGGCGAAGTCGAGTTCGACGGACGCCTGCTGCGCATCGTGGACACCGGCGGCGTTGTGCCTGATGATGAAGCACTCATTCCATCCGAGATCTTCCGGCAGGCGCGCATCGCGCTCGAAGAAGCCGAGGCGATTGTGCAGGTGGTCGACGGGCGCGCGGAGCTGACGCAGCCTGATATCGAACTCGCTCGCATTCTGCTCAAGAGTGGCAAGCCGATCTTCCTGGCCGTAAACAAGATGGACACGGAGAAGATCTCGACCGACGCGGAGAACTTCCGCCAGCTTGGCTTCAAGCAGGTGTTTCCCGTAAGCGGCGAGCACGGCCTTGGCATGGGAGATCTGCTGGAGGCACTCTCTGCAGCGCTGCCGATGGACGAGGTGGAAGAAGTCGAGGACCTCGGCGACATTTATGTCGAAGAGGTAGAAGAGACCGACGAGACGAAGCGTGAGCGCAAACTGCGCAGCCACGGCGAACACATCAGCAAGGAGACGCGCGTCGCGATCATCGGCCGGCCAAACGTTGGCAAGTCGACGCTGCTGAACGCGCTCACCGGCACAGGCCGAGCCATTGTGTCACCCATTGCGGGAACGACGCGCGACGCCGTGGATGAAGTGGTCATGCGGAATGATCACAGCTTCCGCTTCGTCGATACCGCCGGTATTCGTCGCAAAGGCAAGACCACGCTAATGGCGGAGAAGCTCTCGGTCATCATGGCGCGCAAGCATCTTGAGGCGGCGGACGTTGCGCTGCTGGTGATTGATGCGACCGAAGGTGTCACCGGTCTGGACGCGAACATCGGCGGCTACGCGCATGAGAGTGGTCGCAGCGTCATCATTGTCGTCAACAAGTGGGACGAAGTCACGACCGGTCGCATGCGTCCGGACGGCAAGGACGACTACGAGGACGGCAAGGCCCCGGCCGACATCAAGGCCTACACCGAGCAGGTCCGCGATGCTCTGAAGTATCTCGACTATGCACCGCTGCTGTTCATCAGTGCGAAGGACGGCATCAACGTCGAAGAGGTCTTTAAGAAGGTGCAGCTGGTTGCGCGCGAACGTCGCAAGCGCGTCACGACTGGCCAGATGAATCGCTTCCTCGACACGGTCGAGTTCGAGAAGGCCGGAGTACCGTACAACAAGCGTCTGCGGATCTATTACATGACGCAGGCTGCGGTTGCGCCGCCGACGTTCGTGCTGTTCACGGATCGCGACG is a genomic window containing:
- a CDS encoding lipid II flippase MurJ; amino-acid sequence: MTDTTPSRGRIAALLRPGGSSSAYSASLLLMISALLSGVLGLVRSSLIAYFFGAGGSVDAYNAAFELPETINYLLIGGVASTTFIKLLTQYEAEGRQEEGDRALSNILNVMLTVLAVAALLGMAIAPLYVKYKFHNFYSEETARQCVWMTRCLLFNPLLLLSGGVFGSRLMAKKIFFYQALQPLVYNGGIILGLVLLHARFGIYSLAIGAVTGAVLGMFALNLVGARSIGMRWSPEYDWKHPALREWIRLSLPLMLGQSLVTLDPQIRSYFASEVKGAVALMSYSRQLFNSPMTVIGPAAGAASLPFFASLWAKADVAAFSAAVNRSVSRLLSVSLLLTALLIALAYPIVDVALRRGRFHASDASAAAQLFVLFCLSLIFWTSQNLYARAFYGAGNTLTPMISGTVVTVLSLPVYWLLFHTNGVRGLVIASDLGIGAHMISLAVLLHRKRMVSLTELQWLELGKALLASLASGSAAALVLHVLPLGTSHAANFIRLVLGSAVWLGVALGLLVAMKSSLPAAVLRRRSANVQLPIRVNATDAPDRN
- the der gene encoding ribosome biogenesis GTPase Der, with the protein product MAQEKKRLGKKHRLAQTRPHKGATPKGAKASATSVGGASPKGRKTVSAKKSAAFTKSKVRTQSPTRIKGKAVTGAQMAGAAQPAEKAPSNRPVRGSRGMGGDEGVRSRVNIASLSDPETENAFAAMLPLIEDVQRSSDSIVAPLFAICGRPNVGKSTIFNRLTGTRRSIVGDEPGITRDRIYGEVEFDGRLLRIVDTGGVVPDDEALIPSEIFRQARIALEEAEAIVQVVDGRAELTQPDIELARILLKSGKPIFLAVNKMDTEKISTDAENFRQLGFKQVFPVSGEHGLGMGDLLEALSAALPMDEVEEVEDLGDIYVEEVEETDETKRERKLRSHGEHISKETRVAIIGRPNVGKSTLLNALTGTGRAIVSPIAGTTRDAVDEVVMRNDHSFRFVDTAGIRRKGKTTLMAEKLSVIMARKHLEAADVALLVIDATEGVTGLDANIGGYAHESGRSVIIVVNKWDEVTTGRMRPDGKDDYEDGKAPADIKAYTEQVRDALKYLDYAPLLFISAKDGINVEEVFKKVQLVARERRKRVTTGQMNRFLDTVEFEKAGVPYNKRLRIYYMTQAAVAPPTFVLFTDRDVKLHFSYERFLENQIRASFKFIGSPIWFKVRARNKKKEE